ACATTTCGATTAAACAGTGTTATATGATTATTTGATTAAGACTTATTTATTCATATTAATTTAGATTTATATATTATAAGTATATAATATGATAATACGCCCTATAGGATTCGAACCTATAACTTACAGCTTAGAAGGCTGTTACTCTATCCAATTGAGTTAAGGGCGCGTTAATATGTTTGTCATTGTATACAATATTTTAAAAGACAATAGTGTTCTGGTACTTACCTAATTGAGTTAAATGCTTCTTTTTTGAGAAAAAGATGTTTAAAAGAAAGTGTATATTTAAAGTTAATAGTAATATATATTTATAAAAATAACATCATTGTATTAATATAAAATTATTGGATATATTGTTGAAATGATTGCTAAGGTGATTGATGGTAAATATGTGTCTGAAGAAATAAAACAAAAGATAGCTAAGCAAGTATGCCAGAATATAAATTCTGGAAAACGTGCACCAGGATTAGCTATGATTTTAATAGGACATGATCCAGTTTCTAAGATATATGTAGTTAACAAAAAAAAAGCGTGTGAACAAGTTGGTTTTATTTCATTTCTTTATATTTTGCCTGTTACAACAACCGAAAATGAAATTTATCAATTAATTGAAACTTTAAATAATGATAATCGTGTAGATGGTATTTTAATTCAGTTACCATTACCAAATAAATTAAAAAAAGTAAGTATTTTTGAGCATATTGCTCCTGATAAAGATGTAGATGGTTTTCATCCATATAATATCGGTCGTTTATGTCAACGGTCTCCTACACTGCGTCCTTGTACCTCTAGAGGTATTATTACTTTGTTGGAATGGTATAATATAGATATGTTTGTATTAAATGCAGTCGTAGTCGGAGCATCAAATATTGTTGGTCGTCCTATGACGATGGAGTTATTATTGGCGGGATGTACTGTGTCGATTACGCATCGTTTTACTCAGAATTTAAAAGTGTATCTTAAACACGCTGATTTGTTGATTGTGGCAGTAGGAATGGCTAATTTTATTCCTGGTAGCTGGATAAAACGAGGATCTATAGTAGTAGATGTTGGTATTAATCGGTTAAATAATGGAGATATAGTTGGTGATGTTCATTTTTCCAGTGCTTATGAACGTGCCGGATATATTACGCCTGTTCCAGGTGGAGTGGGTCCTATGACGGTGGCAACGCTTATTCAAAATACCTTGCAAGCCTATTACAATCATCTTGGATAAGATAGATGATGGAAAATATTTGTAGTTTATCTATATTTAATTATTTTTATTACTTACATGTTTGTATTATTATCATGCCATTTTGTTATTCCTGTAGGATTATCTTCTAATGTTATTCCCATGACAGTTAGTTTATCTCGTATTTTATCAGATAATTCCCATTGGTTGTTTTTTCGAGCATTTTCACGACGTTTAATTAATTTTTGAATTTTTTTAATGTGAAATTTTTTATTGTTTTTTAATGCTATTTTTTTTAAAAACATTTCTGGATTTTGATACAATAGTCCGATAATGTTTGCTAAATATTTTAAAGTGGCTGCTATTCTTGGAGTGAGTGAATGCTGTTTAACTTTTAAATCATTTAATTTATGTGCCATGTCAAATAGCACTGAGTATGCTTCTGGCGTATTGAAATCATCATCCATTTTAGAGATGAATTTTGATATAAAGTAGTTTTCTCCATCATGAGGTTTAATATCGGGATTAGGTTTAGTATCTCTTAAAGCGATATAAAGTCGTTTCAAGGATGCTTGTGCGTTTTTAAGACTATTGTCATCATATTTTAATTGGTTACGATAATGAGCAGACATTAAAAAATATCTTATTGTTTCAGGATCGTAACGTTTTAAAATATCACGTATAGTAAAAAAATTATTTGATGATTTTGACATTTTTTCATGGTTTAACAATAGCATGCCAGAGTGTATCCATATTTTTGCATAGGGCATGTTATAAGCACAAACAGATTGGGCAATTTCATTGTCGTGATGCGGAAAAATTAAGTCAGATCCTCCGCCATGAATATCTAATTGATTACCGAAAATAGAATGGTTCATAGCAGAACATTCAATATGCCATCCTGGACGCCCTGCTCCCCATGGAGATGGCCAACAGGGTTCGCCTGGTTTAGATGTTTTCCAAAGTACGAAATCTATAGGAGAGTTTTTTATGTTTGGTGTTTTTAATATATTGTAAATTTCAGATATTTTTTTTTTATTAGATAAGATGCCGTAATTATGCATGGTTTTTACAGAAAACATTATATCTCCATTAGAAGATATATATGCGTGATTTTTTTTAATTAGTAGGTGAATAAGTTTAATAATTGTATCAATATTATCGGTTACTTTTGGTTCGTAATTTGGACGTAATATATTTAATGTATCTAAATCTAAATGCATTTCTTGAATCATACGATTAGTTAATTGTTTAGTTGTTTCGTTATTTTCATACGCTCTTTTTATAATTTTATCATCTATATCTGTAATATTACGAACGTAATTTACTTGATATCCACAATGACGCAAATAACGGATAATAGTATCAAATGTTAGAAATGTTCTAGCATGGCCAAGGTGGCATAAGTCGTATACTGTAGCACCACAAACATATATTTTAATTTTTCTATCAACAAGAGGTATAAGTTTTT
This genomic interval from Candidatus Blochmannia sp. SNP contains the following:
- the cysS gene encoding cysteine--tRNA ligase is translated as MLKIFNTLTRKKEKLIPLVDRKIKIYVCGATVYDLCHLGHARTFLTFDTIIRYLRHCGYQVNYVRNITDIDDKIIKRAYENNETTKQLTNRMIQEMHLDLDTLNILRPNYEPKVTDNIDTIIKLIHLLIKKNHAYISSNGDIMFSVKTMHNYGILSNKKKISEIYNILKTPNIKNSPIDFVLWKTSKPGEPCWPSPWGAGRPGWHIECSAMNHSIFGNQLDIHGGGSDLIFPHHDNEIAQSVCAYNMPYAKIWIHSGMLLLNHEKMSKSSNNFFTIRDILKRYDPETIRYFLMSAHYRNQLKYDDNSLKNAQASLKRLYIALRDTKPNPDIKPHDGENYFISKFISKMDDDFNTPEAYSVLFDMAHKLNDLKVKQHSLTPRIAATLKYLANIIGLLYQNPEMFLKKIALKNNKKFHIKKIQKLIKRRENARKNNQWELSDKIRDKLTVMGITLEDNPTGITKWHDNNTNM
- the folD gene encoding bifunctional methylenetetrahydrofolate dehydrogenase/methenyltetrahydrofolate cyclohydrolase FolD, producing MIAKVIDGKYVSEEIKQKIAKQVCQNINSGKRAPGLAMILIGHDPVSKIYVVNKKKACEQVGFISFLYILPVTTTENEIYQLIETLNNDNRVDGILIQLPLPNKLKKVSIFEHIAPDKDVDGFHPYNIGRLCQRSPTLRPCTSRGIITLLEWYNIDMFVLNAVVVGASNIVGRPMTMELLLAGCTVSITHRFTQNLKVYLKHADLLIVAVGMANFIPGSWIKRGSIVVDVGINRLNNGDIVGDVHFSSAYERAGYITPVPGGVGPMTVATLIQNTLQAYYNHLG